A region from the Antennarius striatus isolate MH-2024 chromosome 24, ASM4005453v1, whole genome shotgun sequence genome encodes:
- the cnot9 gene encoding CCR4-NOT transcription complex subunit 9 isoform X1, translating to MLTTGAREQAAQVLHAQAVTTAMAQVDREKIYQWINELSSPETRENALLELSKKRESVPDLAPMLWHSCGTIAALLQEIVNIYPSINPPTLTAHQSNRVCNALALLQCVASHSETRSAFLAAHIPLFLYPFLHTVSKTRPFEYLRLTSLGVIGALVKTDEQEVINFLLTTEIIPLCLRIMESGSELSKTVLLPDVATFILQKILLDDTGLAYICQTYERFSHVAMILGKMVLQLSKEPSARLLKHVVRCYLRLSDNSRAREALRQCLPDQLKDTTFAQVLKDDATTKRWLAQLVKNLQEGQVTDPRGIPLPPQ from the exons ATGTTGACGACGGGAGCG AGAGAGCAGGCGGCGCAGGTCCTCCACGCCCAGGCGGTGACCACAGCTATGGCCCAGGTGGACCGGGAGAAGATCTACCAGTGGATCAACGAGCTGTCCAGCCCGGAGACCAGGGAGAACGCCCTGCTGGAGCTCAGCAAGAAGAGGGAGTCGGTCCCTGACCTGGCCCCCATGCTGTGGCACTCCTGTGGCACCATCGCGGCTCTGCTGCAG GAAATCGTCAACATCTATCCATcgatcaacccccccaccctgacagCGCACCAGTCCAACAGAGTGTGTAACGCCCTGGCGCTCCTCCAGTGTGTAGCCTCACATTCAGAGACGAG GTCGGCCTTCCTGGCTGCACACATCCCACTGTTCCTCTACCCGTTCCTCCACACAGTCAGCAAAACACGGCCGTTTGAGTACCTCCGCCTCACCAGCTTAGGAGTCATAG GTGCGCTGGTGAAAACCGACGAGCAGGAAGTGATCAACTTCCTGTTGACGACGGAGATAATTCCCTTATGCCTTCGGATCATGGAATCTGGCAGCGAGCTGTCTAAAACGGTGCTGTTACCTGAT gttgcaACTTTCATACTCCAAAAGATTCTCCTGGACGACACGGGGTTGGCGTACATCTGTCAGACCTATGAGCGCTTCTCCCACGTCGCTATGATCCTT GGTAAGATGGTGCTTCAGCTGTCCAAAGAGCCGTCGGCCCGGCTGCTGAAGCACGTGGTGCGCTGCTACCTACGGCTGTCCGACAACTCCAG AGCCAGAGAAGCTCTGCGCCAGTGCCTCCCCGACCAGCTCAAAGACACGACCTTCGCACAGGTGCTGAAGGACGACGCCACCACCAAGCGCTGGCTGGCCCAGCTGGTGAAGAACCTGCAGGAGGGGCAGGTCACCGATCCACGGGGGATCCCTCTGCCGCCGCAGTGA
- the cnot9 gene encoding CCR4-NOT transcription complex subunit 9 isoform X2 has translation MLTTGAREQAAQVLHAQAVTTAMAQVDREKIYQWINELSSPETRENALLELSKKRESVPDLAPMLWHSCGTIAALLQEIVNIYPSINPPTLTAHQSNRVCNALALLQCVASHSETRSAFLAAHIPLFLYPFLHTVSKTRPFEYLRLTSLGVIGALVKTDEQEVINFLLTTEIIPLCLRIMESGSELSKTVATFILQKILLDDTGLAYICQTYERFSHVAMILGKMVLQLSKEPSARLLKHVVRCYLRLSDNSRAREALRQCLPDQLKDTTFAQVLKDDATTKRWLAQLVKNLQEGQVTDPRGIPLPPQ, from the exons ATGTTGACGACGGGAGCG AGAGAGCAGGCGGCGCAGGTCCTCCACGCCCAGGCGGTGACCACAGCTATGGCCCAGGTGGACCGGGAGAAGATCTACCAGTGGATCAACGAGCTGTCCAGCCCGGAGACCAGGGAGAACGCCCTGCTGGAGCTCAGCAAGAAGAGGGAGTCGGTCCCTGACCTGGCCCCCATGCTGTGGCACTCCTGTGGCACCATCGCGGCTCTGCTGCAG GAAATCGTCAACATCTATCCATcgatcaacccccccaccctgacagCGCACCAGTCCAACAGAGTGTGTAACGCCCTGGCGCTCCTCCAGTGTGTAGCCTCACATTCAGAGACGAG GTCGGCCTTCCTGGCTGCACACATCCCACTGTTCCTCTACCCGTTCCTCCACACAGTCAGCAAAACACGGCCGTTTGAGTACCTCCGCCTCACCAGCTTAGGAGTCATAG GTGCGCTGGTGAAAACCGACGAGCAGGAAGTGATCAACTTCCTGTTGACGACGGAGATAATTCCCTTATGCCTTCGGATCATGGAATCTGGCAGCGAGCTGTCTAAAACG gttgcaACTTTCATACTCCAAAAGATTCTCCTGGACGACACGGGGTTGGCGTACATCTGTCAGACCTATGAGCGCTTCTCCCACGTCGCTATGATCCTT GGTAAGATGGTGCTTCAGCTGTCCAAAGAGCCGTCGGCCCGGCTGCTGAAGCACGTGGTGCGCTGCTACCTACGGCTGTCCGACAACTCCAG AGCCAGAGAAGCTCTGCGCCAGTGCCTCCCCGACCAGCTCAAAGACACGACCTTCGCACAGGTGCTGAAGGACGACGCCACCACCAAGCGCTGGCTGGCCCAGCTGGTGAAGAACCTGCAGGAGGGGCAGGTCACCGATCCACGGGGGATCCCTCTGCCGCCGCAGTGA